CCGGATCACAGAGGTCAACGAGGATTTTGGTGAGCAGCTCGACAGGATATCCGAAGAAATCTTTAAGGAATTCAAGGCCGAGGCCGGCGAGGAAACCAAAAAAGCCTTGGAATCCATAGGAATGTAGACATTGTCCAGAATCAGCGCATTCATCGAAGGCCTCTGCAGGGCAGGGGCCTTTCTTTCTGCAATCTGCATGGCCGCCATCGTGATTCTGATTGTGCTGGAGATATTGCTGCGCACGTTTTTCGGCTTCTCCACCATGGTCAGCAGTGAGTTCAGCGGGTATCTGCTGGTGGGCATGGTGGCAATGAGCCTGGGCTATACGCTCCAGCACGAGGCGCATATCCGCATAACCCTGATCTGGGGCGTTTTGCCGTTGAAATGGAAAAACAGGGTGGATATTGCGGTGGCGGCCGTTTCAGTGGCTGTAACCGGTTTTGCTCTTTACCAT
Above is a window of Desulfosalsimonas propionicica DNA encoding:
- a CDS encoding TRAP transporter small permease subunit, with the protein product MSRISAFIEGLCRAGAFLSAICMAAIVILIVLEILLRTFFGFSTMVSSEFSGYLLVGMVAMSLGYTLQHEAHIRITLIWGVLPLKWKNRVDIAVAAVSVAVTGFALYHSVLLVQQTYSRGMTADSISETPLWIPQTAIPVGLFLFLLQLVNFILRRVRQ